One genomic segment of Chelonia mydas isolate rCheMyd1 chromosome 1, rCheMyd1.pri.v2, whole genome shotgun sequence includes these proteins:
- the LOC102937587 gene encoding RCC1 and BTB domain-containing protein 2 isoform X5, with protein sequence MEPESPVSHGVTGKQVIHAAFLSALKMLDVGKWPIFALCSQEELKLIRQACVFGSAGNEVLYATENDEVFVLGTNCSGCLGTGDIQSTIEPQRLDTLCGKKIACLSYGSGPHVVVTTAEGEVYTWGHNAYSQLGNGTTNHGLVPCQVSTNLVNKKVIEVACGSHHSMVLTSDGEVYAWGYNNSGQVGSGSTANQPIPRRVTSCLQNKIAVNIACGQMCSMAVVENGEVYVWGYNGNGQLGLGSSGNQPTPCRIAALQGIRVQRVACGYAHTLVLTDEGQLYAWGANSYGQLGTGNKSNQSYPAPVIVDKDRVIEIAACHSAHTSAAKTQGGHVYMWGQCRGQSVILPHLTHFACTDDVFACFATPAVTWRLLSVGGCDFS encoded by the exons CAGGTGATACATGCCGCTTTCTTATCAGCCCTGAAGATGTTGGATGTTGGAAAATGGCCAATTTTTGCTCTCTGCTCTCAAGAAGAACTGAAGTTAATTCGTCAAGCCTGTGTATTTGGCAGTGCTGGTAATGAAGTGTTGTATGCAACTGAAAATGATGAG GTGTTTGTGCTTGGCACCAACTGCAGTGGCTGTTTGGGAACAGGCGACATTCAGAGCACTATTGAACCACAGAGATTAGATACTTTATGTGGCAAAAAGATAGCCTGTCTGAGCTATGGAAGTGGTCCTCATGTTGTTGTTACTACTGCAG AAGGAGAAGTGTACACATGGGGCCATAATGCTTATAGTCAACTGGGCAATGGTACAACAAATCATGGTTTAGTTCCCTGTCAAGTCTCTACTAACTTGGTAAACAAGAAAGTAATTGAAGTCGCCTGTGGCTCTCACCATTCCATGGTGTTAACATCTGATGGAGAG GTATATGCATGGGGTTATAATAATTCAGGACAGGTTGGATCTGGTTCAACAGCTAATCAGCCAATTCCTCGAAGAGTTACCAGCTGCCTACAAAATAAGATAGCTGTTAATATAGCTTGTGGACAGATGTGCTCAATGGCTGTTGTAGAAAATGGGGAG GTCTATGTCTGGGGTTACAATGGTAATGGCCAGCTTGGATTGGGTAGCAGTGGTAATCAGCCAACACCCTGTAGAATAGCTGCTTTGCAAGGCATTCGTGTGCAGCGG GTTGCCTGTGGCTATGCACATACATTAGTGCTAACAGATGAAGGTCAGCTGTATGCATGGGGAGCCAATTCGTATGGTCAATTAGGCACTGGCAATAAAAGTAACCAGTCTTACCCTGCACCAGTTATTGTTGATAAGGACAG AGTTATAGAAATTGCAGCCTGCCATTCTGCTCACACTTCTGCTGCTAAAACCCAGGGTGGCCATGTGTATATGTGGGGTCAGTGCCGTGGCCAGTCTGTGATTCTTCCACACCTTACGCACTTTGCCTGCACAGATGATGTGTTTGCTTGTTTTGCTACTCCTGCTGTGACATGGCGTCTCCTATCAGTAG
- the LOC102937587 gene encoding RCC1 and BTB domain-containing protein 2 isoform X6, producing the protein MLDVGKWPIFALCSQEELKLIRQACVFGSAGNEVLYATENDEVFVLGTNCSGCLGTGDIQSTIEPQRLDTLCGKKIACLSYGSGPHVVVTTAEGEVYTWGHNAYSQLGNGTTNHGLVPCQVSTNLVNKKVIEVACGSHHSMVLTSDGEVYAWGYNNSGQVGSGSTANQPIPRRVTSCLQNKIAVNIACGQMCSMAVVENGEVYVWGYNGNGQLGLGSSGNQPTPCRIAALQGIRVQRVACGYAHTLVLTDEGQLYAWGANSYGQLGTGNKSNQSYPAPVIVDKDRVIEIAACHSAHTSAAKTQGGHVYMWGQCRGQSVILPHLTHFACTDDVFACFATPAVTWRLLSVGGCDFS; encoded by the exons ATGTTGGATGTTGGAAAATGGCCAATTTTTGCTCTCTGCTCTCAAGAAGAACTGAAGTTAATTCGTCAAGCCTGTGTATTTGGCAGTGCTGGTAATGAAGTGTTGTATGCAACTGAAAATGATGAG GTGTTTGTGCTTGGCACCAACTGCAGTGGCTGTTTGGGAACAGGCGACATTCAGAGCACTATTGAACCACAGAGATTAGATACTTTATGTGGCAAAAAGATAGCCTGTCTGAGCTATGGAAGTGGTCCTCATGTTGTTGTTACTACTGCAG AAGGAGAAGTGTACACATGGGGCCATAATGCTTATAGTCAACTGGGCAATGGTACAACAAATCATGGTTTAGTTCCCTGTCAAGTCTCTACTAACTTGGTAAACAAGAAAGTAATTGAAGTCGCCTGTGGCTCTCACCATTCCATGGTGTTAACATCTGATGGAGAG GTATATGCATGGGGTTATAATAATTCAGGACAGGTTGGATCTGGTTCAACAGCTAATCAGCCAATTCCTCGAAGAGTTACCAGCTGCCTACAAAATAAGATAGCTGTTAATATAGCTTGTGGACAGATGTGCTCAATGGCTGTTGTAGAAAATGGGGAG GTCTATGTCTGGGGTTACAATGGTAATGGCCAGCTTGGATTGGGTAGCAGTGGTAATCAGCCAACACCCTGTAGAATAGCTGCTTTGCAAGGCATTCGTGTGCAGCGG GTTGCCTGTGGCTATGCACATACATTAGTGCTAACAGATGAAGGTCAGCTGTATGCATGGGGAGCCAATTCGTATGGTCAATTAGGCACTGGCAATAAAAGTAACCAGTCTTACCCTGCACCAGTTATTGTTGATAAGGACAG AGTTATAGAAATTGCAGCCTGCCATTCTGCTCACACTTCTGCTGCTAAAACCCAGGGTGGCCATGTGTATATGTGGGGTCAGTGCCGTGGCCAGTCTGTGATTCTTCCACACCTTACGCACTTTGCCTGCACAGATGATGTGTTTGCTTGTTTTGCTACTCCTGCTGTGACATGGCGTCTCCTATCAGTAG